Proteins found in one Maridesulfovibrio sp. genomic segment:
- a CDS encoding tyrosine-type recombinase/integrase — MKLNHAIKSFLQHCSLERSLSPLTLNAYQKDLAQFQDITKSKHYNVNDLNKELIRSYLSIINDGYKPKTLKRKLATLKSFFNFLEREDVIPVTPFRKLHIKIDRSKQLPKTIKESSLSKILKYAYLEQQKFCPTSKSYREATRDICVLELLFATGIRVSELCNISTTEIDLKNNKLKINGKGNKQRMIPLCEKKSLKILKEYTRLYAYELHNSTSFFLNRYLRPLSDQSVRRIIKKYSAIAGVTENITPHMFRHTIATMLLENGVDIRNIQILLGHSSLSVTEIYTHVSLSSQREILVKKHPRKKI; from the coding sequence ATGAAACTCAATCACGCTATTAAATCATTCCTACAGCACTGTTCATTAGAAAGATCTTTATCCCCGTTAACTTTAAATGCATATCAAAAAGACCTTGCTCAGTTTCAAGATATCACAAAATCAAAACATTATAATGTAAACGATTTAAATAAAGAACTAATTAGATCATACCTATCAATAATAAATGATGGATATAAACCAAAAACTCTAAAGAGAAAGCTTGCTACTTTGAAATCATTCTTTAATTTTTTAGAAAGAGAAGACGTAATACCTGTAACGCCATTTAGAAAGCTTCATATCAAGATTGATCGGTCAAAACAGTTACCCAAAACAATCAAAGAGTCATCGCTATCTAAAATTTTAAAATATGCATATCTAGAGCAACAAAAATTTTGTCCTACGAGCAAGTCATACAGAGAAGCAACTAGAGATATTTGTGTGTTAGAACTATTATTTGCAACTGGGATAAGAGTTTCAGAACTATGCAATATTTCTACTACAGAAATTGATCTCAAAAATAATAAATTAAAAATAAATGGCAAAGGCAATAAACAACGAATGATCCCACTGTGCGAAAAAAAATCACTTAAAATTCTAAAAGAATATACCCGCCTTTACGCATACGAATTACATAATTCAACATCATTCTTCCTAAACAGATATTTACGCCCACTCTCTGACCAGTCTGTACGACGAATTATCAAAAAATACAGTGCAATTGCCGGAGTTACCGAAAACATTACCCCTCACATGTTCCGTCACACCATAGCAACCATGCTTCTCGAAAACGGCGTAGACATAAGAAATATCCAAATATTATTAGGCCATAGCTCATTATCTGTCACAGAAATCTATACTCATGTAAGTCTTTCGTCGCAGCGGGAAATTTTGGTGAAGAAACATCCTAGGAAAAAAATTTAG
- a CDS encoding glycosyltransferase translates to MVKPMISVIVPFYSNYSLLEYCCRSLIKNFNKHTYELIVVNDNPRTKPNLDFAPKATLIQCEKNGGYAAACNIGSKQAIGDFLLFVDSDIVIENDVMDVLLKEYSSNKNIAAVGSKIVKLATEEIEYYGLAFNEVDVIKPWQGNSAEFPLTMMNREFQTVPSGLFLIEKAVYDAVGGFDEKMLNCYCDLDLCLKVRKAGRTVSLAHESIGYHRGSSSGHVRHEWHADGKALFFKKWGNLIKNDAGYFYKVAADFYKENMELPSKCLAINLSRSIFGNDCLYTFAENLGIDLIAVENYRDRNHASQYIQLEDILTWSTMNYGVSILYFVDKFKSLEKNRYWFSKRSLSGDIIVDIHGNVFNPTQ, encoded by the coding sequence ATGGTGAAACCTATGATTTCTGTCATTGTTCCTTTTTATTCCAACTATTCCCTTCTTGAATATTGCTGTCGAAGCCTGATTAAAAATTTCAATAAACACACATATGAACTAATTGTTGTCAACGACAATCCGAGGACAAAACCGAATCTTGATTTTGCTCCTAAAGCAACCTTGATCCAATGCGAAAAGAACGGTGGCTACGCAGCAGCGTGCAATATAGGAAGCAAACAAGCAATAGGTGACTTCTTGCTTTTCGTAGACTCCGATATTGTAATTGAAAATGATGTAATGGATGTATTACTCAAGGAATACTCTTCAAACAAAAACATTGCCGCTGTGGGTAGTAAAATTGTTAAACTCGCAACCGAAGAAATTGAATATTATGGACTTGCATTCAATGAAGTTGATGTAATTAAGCCATGGCAGGGTAACAGTGCTGAATTTCCTTTAACAATGATGAACCGTGAATTTCAAACTGTACCTTCAGGCCTGTTTCTTATTGAAAAAGCAGTCTATGATGCTGTTGGCGGTTTTGATGAAAAAATGTTGAATTGTTATTGTGATTTAGATTTATGTTTGAAAGTTCGCAAAGCAGGACGGACTGTATCCCTTGCTCATGAATCAATTGGCTACCATCGCGGTTCAAGCTCTGGCCATGTTCGCCATGAATGGCATGCTGATGGCAAAGCACTATTCTTTAAAAAATGGGGTAATTTAATTAAAAACGATGCTGGATATTTTTATAAGGTTGCAGCAGATTTCTATAAGGAAAATATGGAATTGCCTTCAAAATGTCTGGCTATCAACCTCTCTCGTTCAATTTTTGGCAATGATTGCCTGTATACATTTGCTGAAAATTTAGGAATCGACCTCATCGCTGTCGAAAATTACAGAGATCGTAATCATGCCAGTCAATATATCCAACTAGAAGATATTCTTACTTGGTCCACTATGAATTACGGAGTTTCAATCTTGTATTTTGTCGATAAATTCAAGTCTCTTGAAAAAAATAGATACTGGTTTTCCAAAAGATCACTTTCAGGCGATATCATTGTAGATATCCATGGAAACGTGTTTAATCCTACTCAGTGA
- a CDS encoding restriction endonuclease, whose amino-acid sequence MLDWTKISPEDFESICYEFLKTKYSSLEINKNPVAEEIKKTAQTHDGGRDIEVQYTVMGHETRIWAECKKYKNKIDLNTLGKHLVLVYNNNIHKFIVFSASEIHENSEVAMVRFLKRLNIGIEIYSGDSLINELTKYPKVLRLCNIPSLEVSQTKRIQKYSANVRLDEYDGKFKNTLLKPYRLRKDGSFRISVVIRNHHAVDMNIVSTSFADGYDLDISSEILDGPVVLGPNSVSVFDFAFRVRNFRKLVQLPPLILKYSLGNNENLISGSVELGAVDLSHIHMSPLVGEDRKKIINNAKKILADTKESNISAFFDIRGKGGTGKTRLLKEIVSGARQIGLKVVTADCRSDSSNLIKKIISSLCKIPFGKGDLTFSFNKLGQYFEQRGLAKEHYDNLISFFESSKLNETTLYSLSETVKYLLENNNKSVLIAIDNFQDVNVEFISLFTNIVEHFSQHEAHVAILFSTNTEIVKSESKVHIDAFLQNIESLFPPEISFHHLSLLSELTTEDAKIFILNKICGLHDKDQLLETLIKKAGKRPYDLEMTIAYLRDTKKLLEGSDGVFWAIKDIDKFREFLADLPQGIGRILKRRFNLLHESSSENEWAAYEQIFKILLLFQGEVPLSALDYLNIDRYYFNKLIKKSFLRYGAHTENYVAYHDNLLLSMDKNGKFSPDVNIARQMLDFFETPYSQMIPNRKLVKFFCSYHASLFDKILENGTDAIYYYKGLNDHQNIYKVGRLLTKIFEQQNYGNKNPQEFVNIYTHYLRSASRYANYAYAIEKLEELVNFMHVNSKKIDKETYHSLMHQFVNIHMNTGGAPMALKLLEQIESRGITIPTYKFLLLNRYCVAHTFLGNLEQGQRYAEEALQEAYKLNNYECLSVAYSDYGHMHLNLTKDIDAAIKMFNHGIDIVENIENEKDFRQIEIRQQSAFCDFLTGAYDDALVNIENALSVAKTMNYVYFEIKISVLKAACLIRLKNPNAEETLIRAKNLCEIFANDRFRWRVLAMLGTAYLIDEKNQAGMESLDLAMELYSKFDKGGVLLTKELPWISNALIGSVLGNDTLKQKIILERFPAPELLQMARMMNSMDKAEIKNARFPMVGIASHGPYSLLLS is encoded by the coding sequence ATGTTAGATTGGACTAAAATATCTCCGGAAGATTTTGAGAGTATATGCTACGAATTTTTAAAAACTAAATATAGTTCTTTAGAAATTAACAAGAATCCAGTTGCAGAAGAAATAAAAAAAACTGCGCAAACTCATGATGGCGGACGTGATATCGAAGTCCAGTACACAGTAATGGGGCATGAGACTAGAATATGGGCTGAGTGCAAAAAATATAAGAACAAAATTGATCTGAACACATTAGGAAAACATTTGGTCCTTGTTTACAATAACAATATCCATAAATTTATTGTTTTTTCTGCATCAGAGATACATGAGAATTCTGAAGTGGCCATGGTTAGATTTTTAAAGCGCCTTAATATTGGTATTGAAATATACTCAGGAGATAGCTTAATAAATGAACTAACAAAATATCCTAAAGTTTTAAGGCTTTGCAATATACCATCATTAGAAGTTTCACAAACAAAACGTATTCAAAAATATTCTGCAAATGTTCGATTAGATGAGTATGACGGAAAATTTAAAAATACACTTCTAAAACCATATCGCCTACGTAAAGACGGTTCTTTTCGAATTTCAGTTGTTATAAGAAATCATCATGCTGTAGATATGAATATTGTTTCCACATCATTTGCAGATGGATATGATTTAGATATTTCCAGTGAGATTTTGGATGGACCTGTTGTTCTCGGCCCAAATAGTGTTTCCGTTTTCGATTTTGCATTCAGAGTTCGCAATTTCCGTAAACTTGTACAACTTCCTCCTTTGATTTTAAAATATTCACTTGGAAATAATGAAAATTTAATTAGTGGTTCAGTTGAGTTGGGAGCTGTGGATTTATCCCATATTCATATGAGTCCCTTGGTAGGTGAAGATCGGAAAAAAATAATAAATAATGCAAAAAAAATATTAGCAGACACGAAAGAAAGTAACATATCTGCATTTTTTGATATCAGGGGAAAGGGTGGAACAGGAAAGACCCGTTTATTAAAGGAAATTGTCAGCGGAGCACGTCAAATAGGGTTAAAGGTGGTCACAGCTGATTGCAGAAGTGATTCGTCAAATTTAATAAAAAAAATTATCAGCAGTCTGTGCAAAATCCCTTTTGGTAAAGGAGATTTAACTTTTTCGTTTAATAAATTGGGACAATATTTCGAGCAGAGGGGGCTGGCAAAAGAACATTATGATAATCTGATTTCATTTTTTGAATCATCAAAATTAAATGAAACAACACTTTATTCGTTGTCGGAGACGGTTAAGTATCTGTTGGAAAACAATAATAAAAGTGTTTTGATTGCCATAGACAACTTTCAGGATGTCAATGTAGAATTCATTTCATTATTTACTAACATCGTGGAACACTTCTCTCAACATGAAGCGCACGTAGCTATTTTATTCTCTACAAACACTGAGATTGTTAAGTCTGAATCAAAAGTACATATTGATGCATTTTTACAAAATATTGAGTCCTTATTTCCACCTGAGATTTCGTTTCACCATTTAAGTTTGCTATCTGAATTAACCACGGAAGATGCCAAGATATTCATTTTAAATAAAATCTGTGGACTTCATGATAAAGATCAACTTTTAGAAACTCTTATTAAAAAAGCAGGTAAGCGTCCGTATGATCTGGAAATGACCATTGCATACCTACGCGACACCAAAAAATTACTTGAGGGAAGCGATGGTGTTTTTTGGGCAATAAAAGATATTGATAAGTTCAGAGAATTTTTAGCAGACTTACCACAAGGTATTGGTCGTATTCTAAAAAGAAGGTTTAACTTACTCCATGAATCTTCATCAGAAAATGAATGGGCCGCATATGAACAAATCTTCAAAATATTGCTGTTGTTTCAGGGTGAAGTACCACTTTCAGCATTGGATTATTTAAATATTGATCGCTATTACTTCAACAAGCTAATAAAAAAGTCATTTCTAAGGTATGGGGCACACACGGAAAACTATGTTGCTTACCACGACAATCTCCTGCTTAGCATGGATAAGAATGGTAAGTTTTCCCCTGATGTTAACATTGCTCGCCAAATGTTGGATTTTTTCGAAACTCCATATTCACAAATGATCCCCAACCGTAAACTGGTCAAATTCTTTTGCTCTTATCATGCTTCTTTATTTGATAAAATTTTGGAAAATGGCACGGATGCAATCTATTATTACAAGGGTCTGAACGACCACCAGAATATTTATAAGGTAGGTCGTTTACTTACAAAAATTTTTGAGCAGCAAAACTATGGGAACAAAAATCCTCAAGAATTTGTAAACATATACACTCATTATTTACGCTCTGCTTCACGATACGCCAATTACGCATATGCAATTGAAAAGTTAGAAGAATTGGTCAATTTTATGCATGTGAATAGCAAGAAAATTGACAAAGAGACATATCATTCTCTTATGCATCAATTCGTAAACATCCATATGAATACCGGTGGTGCGCCCATGGCACTGAAACTACTTGAACAAATTGAAAGTAGGGGCATAACCATTCCAACATATAAATTTCTTTTACTAAACCGATATTGTGTCGCTCATACATTTTTAGGCAATCTTGAACAGGGGCAAAGATATGCAGAGGAAGCTCTTCAGGAAGCATACAAATTGAACAATTACGAATGTTTAAGTGTTGCCTATTCTGATTATGGGCATATGCACCTAAATTTGACGAAAGACATTGATGCAGCAATCAAAATGTTTAATCATGGCATTGATATTGTTGAAAATATTGAAAATGAAAAGGATTTTCGCCAAATTGAAATACGTCAGCAATCGGCTTTTTGTGATTTCCTGACCGGGGCATATGACGATGCTCTGGTTAACATAGAGAACGCTCTTTCCGTTGCCAAGACGATGAACTATGTCTATTTCGAAATCAAAATAAGCGTCTTGAAAGCCGCATGCCTCATCAGATTAAAAAATCCCAACGCTGAAGAGACCTTAATACGAGCGAAAAATTTATGCGAAATATTTGCAAATGATCGTTTTCGCTGGAGAGTTCTAGCCATGCTGGGGACAGCATACCTTATAGATGAGAAAAATCAGGCCGGTATGGAAAGTCTCGATCTGGCGATGGAATTATACTCCAAATTCGATAAGGGTGGTGTACTTTTGACTAAAGAGCTTCCCTGGATCAGCAATGCGCTCATTGGTTCTGTGTTGGGAAACGACACCTTAAAGCAGAAAATTATTCTCGAGCGTTTTCCTGCACCTGAATTATTGCAGATGGCCCGGATGATGAACTCAATGGATAAGGCAGAAATCAAAAATGCAAGATTTCCAATGGTTGGCATTGCATCACATGGTCCGTATTCCTTATTGTTATCATAG